A genomic region of Lytechinus pictus isolate F3 Inbred chromosome 2, Lp3.0, whole genome shotgun sequence contains the following coding sequences:
- the LOC129254458 gene encoding coiled-coil domain-containing protein 62-like, which produces MCESSRASIGQNLSSMSTIHGEPSPYPTKDPKQSERKWTDNFNSEPFHSTPKSLSYPTLLPQHSAEPSPLHPATPNKSSPLASGAGYGSADRNGLALKKSSSPSSLYSPQRMQSSPGAFLQSSLSPKKSYTSDLENTTIQKQRQELQLLIRELQDRDRELNEMVASHQRQLLAWEQDRQKLLGLETKCARYEGELKNRREYIKSLKTRLKVLGSQDQSKACALETMQEQLRQLSDTATAIKQRAKDAEEDNAKLKTAVHVLSEKVNYFEAREQELTAVVRLKNKDLIDASAHIAELSGRLKKLDLVHKETKQEKEKEKKNVVELKTQLDESFSEVEQLKSDLIERANRSTEHKIEITKLQEQLKNMEAELELSGEREKRKDQLLDLQRSKQDRTDAELTSLRQAYERQHRELSLLQLNIESQRDRAEEAISKISLETDTIFDSKKTTPTKNGLSAASISPVNGESPFVSSAGEGGMALNHSSVDTEELLEATHSEQLGMSPTSKLHRLLTESRQMVENLEQSTLPPFIANSSPSRDQVIIWPR; this is translated from the exons ATGTGCGAATCCAGTAGGGCTTCCATAGGCCAAAACCTGTCTTCAATGAGTACCATCCATGGAGAACCTTCGCCTTACCCTACGAAGGATCCAAAACAGTCTGAACGAAAATGGACAG ACAACTTTaattctgagccattccacagtACACCAAAGTCGCTCTCCTACCCCACCCTGCTCCCTCAACACAGTGCAGAACCCTCCCCTTTGCACCCAGCTACCCCTAACAAGAGTTCACCCCTGGCTAGTGGGGCAGGCTATGGCAGTGCCGATAGGAATGGGTTGGCACTGAAGAAGAGCAGCAGTCCAAGTTCTTTGTACAGCCCCCAGAGAATGCAGTCTTCCCCTGGAGCATTCCTGCAAAGCTCCCTATCACCAAAG AAAAGTTATACATCAGACCTGGAAAACACGACCATTCAGAAGCAGCGTCAGGAGCTCCAGCTACTGATCCGTGAGCTCCAGGATAGGGACAGGGAGCTCAATGAGATGGTGGCTTCCCATCAGAGACAGCTCCTGGCTTGGGAGCAGGACAGACAAAAACTTCTCGGACTGGAGACTAAGTGTGCCAGATATGAAG GTGAGCTGAAGAACCGGCGCGAGTATATCAAGAGCTTGAAGACAAGGTTGAAGGTCCTAGGATCTCAAGACCAATCTAAAGCTTGTGCTCTGGAGACCATGCAGGAACAACTTAGGCAGCTCTCGGATACTGCTACAGCTATCAAGCAACGGGCCAAAGATGCAGAG GAGGACAATGCCAAACTAAAGACTGCAGTACATGTCCTATCAGAGAAAGTGAACTATTTTGAAGCAAGGGAACAAGAGCTGACCGCTGTTGTCAGGTTAAAG AATAAAGATCTTATTGATGCCTCTGCACACATTGCTGAACTGAGCGGAAGACTGAAGAAACTGGACTTGGTACATAAG gAAACTAAACaagaaaaggagaaggagaaaaagaatgtGGTTGAACTTAAAACACAACTTGACGAGAGTTTCTCAGAAGTGGAACaactcaaat CTGATCTGATTGAAAGGGCAAACAGAAGCACTGAGCACAAGATTGAGATCACCAAACTCCAAGAACAACTAAAAAACATGGAGGCTGAACTAGAACTCTCTG gagagagagaaaagcgGAAGGATCAGCTTCTGGATCTGCAGCGCTCCAAACAGGACAGAACGGATGCCGAGCTGACCTCACTCAGGCAGGCCTACGAGAGACAGCATCGGGAACTCAGTCTGTTACAACTCAACATAGAGAGTCAAAGAGACAGGGCAGAAGAAGCCATTTCAAAGATATCACT ggAAACTGACACAATCTTTGATTCTAAGAAGACAACACCAACAAAGAACGGCCTTTCTGCAGCCTCCATCAGCCCTGTGAATGGGGAAAGCCCCTTTGTGAGTAGCGCAGGAGAAGGGGGCATGGCTCTTAACCACAGCAGTGTAGATACTGAAGAGCTACTTGAAGCAACTCACTCTGAGCAG CTTGGTATGTCACCCACCAGCAAACTACACAGACTGCTGACAGAGTCCAGGCAGATGGTAGAAAACCTGGAACAGTCTACACTACCTCCTTTCATAGCCAACAGTAGCCCCAGCAGGGACCAGGTGATCATATGGCCTCGgtga